A single Oncorhynchus mykiss isolate Arlee chromosome 22, USDA_OmykA_1.1, whole genome shotgun sequence DNA region contains:
- the LOC110501534 gene encoding beta-crystallin A2 — protein sequence MNTQQMEQMGQFKITVWEEENFQGKRCEFLLECQNIMERGFQKIRSIKVENGPWVGFEYPEFQGQQFILEKGDYPRYEAWSGNSSYRTEHMLSFRPIKCANHSDSKVTLYECEDFQGRKFEMCDDYPSLQAMGWCSKEVPSIKVNSGAWVAYQFPGYRGYQYILERDRHQGEYRHYNEYSTQAHTNQVQSIRRIQH from the exons ATGAACACTCAGCAGATGGAGCAGATGGGCCAGTTCAAGATCACTGTCTGGGAGGAGGAGAACTTCCAGGGAAAGCGTTGTGAGTTCCTGCTGGAGTGTCAGAACATCATGGAGAGGGGATTCCAAAAGATCCGCTCCATCAAGGTCGAGAACGGACC CTGGGTGGGTTTTGAGTACCCTGAGTTCCAGGGCCAGCAGTTCATCCTTGAGAAGGGAGACTACCCCCGTTACGAGGCTTGGAGCGGAAACAGCAGTTACAGGACCGAGCACATGCTTTCCTTCAGACCTATTAAGTGTGCT AACCACAGTGACAGCAAGGTGACTCTGTACGAGTGTGAAGACTTCCAGGGGCGCAAGTTCGAGATGTGCGATGACTACCCCTCTCTACAGGCTATGGGCTGGTGCAGCAAGGAGGTGCCCTCAATTAAAGTCAACTCCGGAGC CTGGGTGGCCTATCAGTTCCCCGGTTACCGTGGCTACCAGTACatcctggagagagacagacaccagggAGAGTACAGACACTACAATGAGTACAGCACCCAGGCTCACACCAACCAGGTCCAGTCTATCCGCAGAATCCAGCACTAA
- the LOC110501533 gene encoding uridine 5'-monophosphate synthase isoform X1 — protein MENVCLESLILKLHDVQAVKFGTFTLKSGITSPIYFDLRVIVSYPTLMNQVSSLLYQRAKDEDLKYSSVCGVPYTALPLATIICSNHELPMLIRRKEAKDYGTKKIIEGTIHPGDTCLIIEDVVTSGSSVMETALVLQAEGLRVTDAIVLMDREQGGGAMLAKRGITLHSVISISKLLNTLFQAERIDSLTAQSVCRFIQENNTYKPSGEEEKNGSPAAKKPCKPAELSYGDRAQLQNTHPLAAQLLRLMEEKKTNLCVSADMTGCEELLQLADSLGPQMCVLKTHVDILQDFSPAFTQSLKDLGLKHNFLIFEDRKFADIGNTVKHQYEGGLYQISSWSHIVNAHAVPGPGVVKGLSAVGRPLDRGCVLIGQMSSQGSLATGDYTQAVVKMAEEHSEFVFGFISGAKISNKPEFVHMTPGVQMQSGGDGLGQQYSSPDDVICKRGSDIIIVGRGILGASDRVKAAAEYREAGWNAYTKRLNTSSQGDAKD, from the exons ATGGAAAACGTCTGTCTTGAAAGTTTAATCTTAAAGTTGCATGATGTTCAGGCAGTGAAATTCGGAACGTTCACGCTGAAGAGTGGAATAACCTCGCCGATTTATTTTGATCTCAGAGTTATTGTTTCTTACCCAACTCTCATGAACCAG GTGTCAAGTCTTCTTTATCAACGCGCCAAAGATGAGGACTTAAAATACAGCTCTGTGTGTGGAGTCCCATACACTGCTCTACCCTTGGCTACAATAATCTGCTCCAATCACGAGCTGCCCATGCTCATCCGAAGAAAAGAAGCCAAAGACTATG GAACTAAGAAGATTATAGAGGGGACTATTCACCCTGGAGACACGTGTCTGATCATCGAGGATGTAGTGACCAGCGGCAGCAGCGTCATGGAGACGGCTCTGGTGCTCCAGGCGGAGGGTTTAAGGGTGACTGATGCCATCGTGTTGATGGACAGGGAGCAGGGCGGCGGGGCCATGCTGGCCAAGAGGGGCATCACGCTCCACTCCGTCATCTCCATCTCCAAACTCCTCAACACCCTGTTTCAGGCAGAGCGCATTGACTCGCTCACGGCCCAGAGCGTGTGCAGGTTCATCCAGGAGAACAACACCTACAAGCCCTctggtgaggaggagaagaaCGGCTCGCCTGCAGCCAAAAAGCCCTGCAAGCCGGCGGAGCTGAGCTATGGAGACAGGGCCCAGCTCCAGAATACACACCCTCTGGCCGCCCAGCTCCTCAGACTGATGGAAGAAAAGAAGACCAACCTATGTGTGTCGGCAGACATGACGGGCTGCGAGGAGCTGCTGCAGCTGGCCGACTCTCTGGGGCCTCAGATGTGTGTGTTGAAGACCCACGTGGACATCCTTCAGGACTTCAGCCCAGCCTTCACCCAGTCACTCAAGGACCTGGGTCTCAAACACAACTTCCTCATCTTTGAGGATCGCAAGTTTGCCGACATCGGGAACACGGTCAAGCACCAGTATGAAG GTGGGCTCTACCAGATCTCCTCATGGTCTCACATCGTTAATGCCCATGCGGTACCAGGCCCTGGGGTGGTGAAGGGGCTCAGTGCAGTGGGCCGCCCGCTGGACCGCGGCTGTGTCCTCATAGGTCAGATGAGCTCCCAGGGTTCCCTAGCAACAGGGGACTACACGCAGGCTGTG GTGAAAATGGCTGAGGAGCATTCTGAGTTTGTTTTTGGGTTCATCTCTGGCGCCAAGATCAGCAACAAGCCTGAGTTTGTACACATGACTCCAGGGGTGCAGATGCAGTCAGGAG GAGATGGTCTGGGCCAGCAGTACTCCAGTCCTGATGATGTGATTTGTAAAAGAGGCTCTGACATCATCATCGTTGGCCGTGGTATCCTGGGGGCCTCTGATAGGGTGAAGGCTGCTGCAGAGTACAGAGAGGCAGGCTGGAACGCATACACCAAGAGACTCAACACATCTAGCCAAGGAGACGCTAAAGACTAG
- the LOC110501533 gene encoding uridine 5'-monophosphate synthase isoform X2: MLIRRKEAKDYGTKKIIEGTIHPGDTCLIIEDVVTSGSSVMETALVLQAEGLRVTDAIVLMDREQGGGAMLAKRGITLHSVISISKLLNTLFQAERIDSLTAQSVCRFIQENNTYKPSGEEEKNGSPAAKKPCKPAELSYGDRAQLQNTHPLAAQLLRLMEEKKTNLCVSADMTGCEELLQLADSLGPQMCVLKTHVDILQDFSPAFTQSLKDLGLKHNFLIFEDRKFADIGNTVKHQYEGGLYQISSWSHIVNAHAVPGPGVVKGLSAVGRPLDRGCVLIGQMSSQGSLATGDYTQAVVKMAEEHSEFVFGFISGAKISNKPEFVHMTPGVQMQSGGDGLGQQYSSPDDVICKRGSDIIIVGRGILGASDRVKAAAEYREAGWNAYTKRLNTSSQGDAKD; the protein is encoded by the exons ATGCTCATCCGAAGAAAAGAAGCCAAAGACTATG GAACTAAGAAGATTATAGAGGGGACTATTCACCCTGGAGACACGTGTCTGATCATCGAGGATGTAGTGACCAGCGGCAGCAGCGTCATGGAGACGGCTCTGGTGCTCCAGGCGGAGGGTTTAAGGGTGACTGATGCCATCGTGTTGATGGACAGGGAGCAGGGCGGCGGGGCCATGCTGGCCAAGAGGGGCATCACGCTCCACTCCGTCATCTCCATCTCCAAACTCCTCAACACCCTGTTTCAGGCAGAGCGCATTGACTCGCTCACGGCCCAGAGCGTGTGCAGGTTCATCCAGGAGAACAACACCTACAAGCCCTctggtgaggaggagaagaaCGGCTCGCCTGCAGCCAAAAAGCCCTGCAAGCCGGCGGAGCTGAGCTATGGAGACAGGGCCCAGCTCCAGAATACACACCCTCTGGCCGCCCAGCTCCTCAGACTGATGGAAGAAAAGAAGACCAACCTATGTGTGTCGGCAGACATGACGGGCTGCGAGGAGCTGCTGCAGCTGGCCGACTCTCTGGGGCCTCAGATGTGTGTGTTGAAGACCCACGTGGACATCCTTCAGGACTTCAGCCCAGCCTTCACCCAGTCACTCAAGGACCTGGGTCTCAAACACAACTTCCTCATCTTTGAGGATCGCAAGTTTGCCGACATCGGGAACACGGTCAAGCACCAGTATGAAG GTGGGCTCTACCAGATCTCCTCATGGTCTCACATCGTTAATGCCCATGCGGTACCAGGCCCTGGGGTGGTGAAGGGGCTCAGTGCAGTGGGCCGCCCGCTGGACCGCGGCTGTGTCCTCATAGGTCAGATGAGCTCCCAGGGTTCCCTAGCAACAGGGGACTACACGCAGGCTGTG GTGAAAATGGCTGAGGAGCATTCTGAGTTTGTTTTTGGGTTCATCTCTGGCGCCAAGATCAGCAACAAGCCTGAGTTTGTACACATGACTCCAGGGGTGCAGATGCAGTCAGGAG GAGATGGTCTGGGCCAGCAGTACTCCAGTCCTGATGATGTGATTTGTAAAAGAGGCTCTGACATCATCATCGTTGGCCGTGGTATCCTGGGGGCCTCTGATAGGGTGAAGGCTGCTGCAGAGTACAGAGAGGCAGGCTGGAACGCATACACCAAGAGACTCAACACATCTAGCCAAGGAGACGCTAAAGACTAG